In Halobacterium sp. R2-5, the following are encoded in one genomic region:
- a CDS encoding 3-keto-5-aminohexanoate cleavage protein, with protein MSYEAFLADEPVIVTAALTGGVHGKEANPNVPETPEEVGKAAAAAEEAGAAVVHVHARKPNGERSFATEDFQAIDDEIRARADDVIIQHSTGGTGAPDDLRHEPLRTDPAPEMASLDMGPLNRYDHLTSENTRGLVDSLYDEMEERGIKPELEVFNDGHLNEVHGLLDRRDLDDPVYATLIFGPGTLTRPRPRNFLNLISNLPEGAAFNTLGFGPHQLPFATMGVLFGGHVRVGLEDNVYYERGELAESNAQLVERVVGVAETLGRPVATPDEARDILGL; from the coding sequence ATGAGCTACGAGGCGTTCCTCGCGGACGAACCGGTAATCGTGACGGCGGCGCTGACCGGCGGCGTCCACGGCAAGGAAGCGAACCCGAACGTTCCCGAGACGCCCGAGGAGGTCGGGAAGGCGGCCGCAGCAGCCGAGGAGGCGGGCGCCGCGGTCGTCCACGTCCACGCGCGGAAGCCGAACGGCGAGCGGTCGTTCGCGACCGAGGACTTCCAGGCCATCGACGACGAAATCCGGGCGCGAGCGGACGATGTCATTATCCAGCACTCGACGGGCGGTACGGGCGCGCCCGACGACCTCCGGCACGAGCCCTTGCGGACTGACCCCGCGCCGGAGATGGCGAGCCTCGACATGGGGCCGCTGAACCGCTACGACCACCTCACCAGCGAGAACACCCGCGGGCTCGTCGACTCGCTGTACGACGAGATGGAAGAACGCGGCATCAAGCCCGAACTGGAGGTGTTCAACGACGGCCACCTCAACGAAGTCCACGGGCTGCTCGACCGCCGCGACCTCGACGACCCCGTCTACGCCACGCTGATATTCGGCCCGGGGACGCTCACGCGGCCGCGCCCCCGGAACTTCCTCAACCTGATCTCGAACCTCCCGGAGGGCGCGGCGTTCAACACGCTCGGGTTCGGCCCGCACCAGCTCCCGTTCGCGACGATGGGCGTCCTCTTCGGCGGGCACGTCCGCGTCGGCCTCGAGGACAACGTCTACTACGAGCGCGGCGAGCTCGCCGAGAGCAACGCCCAGCTCGTCGAGCGCGTGGTCGGCGTCGCGGAGACGCTCGGGCGCCCAGTCGCCACTCCCGACGAAGCTCGCGACATTCTCGGGCTCTGA